The Ascaphus truei isolate aAscTru1 chromosome 3, aAscTru1.hap1, whole genome shotgun sequence genome includes a region encoding these proteins:
- the LOC142490842 gene encoding olfactory receptor 1500-like, whose amino-acid sequence MLDQAMVNQSDVFEFTLIGFPGLAQKYHILVSILLFMVYIMTLLANGSVIALVILNQHLHHPMYMIIANLAFSDLLFDTITLPKIIAKYWFGAGSMSFSACMFQLFFVHYLGSVDSFILMLMAIDRLVAIDKPLRYSTIIPTKRAGILCGFLWVCATFTPSTNAIWHSLFPYCGSRKINNLFCVNMAVMGLACGDITLLKKTIFVLSIGVLILPLSFIILSYIIIIRRISVSSQSESWEKAFYTCTTHLFIIAMYYVPRVFVYVAYQVNLVLSTDMSVLLLCLYTFLPHMANPIIYCLRTKEIRQTIGKTLRIMLNLKIESSAPTKKC is encoded by the coding sequence ATGCTGGACCAGGCAATGGTTAATCAATCTGATGTTTTTGAGTTCACACTCATTGGGTTTCCGGGACTTGCTCAGAAGTACCATATCCTGGtttctatattattatttatgGTCTATATTATGACACTGTTGGCAAATGGGTCTGTAATAGCATTAGTCATTTTGAACCAGCACTTACACCATCCAATGTACATGATCATTGCAAACCTCGCTTTTTCTGACCTCCTATTTGACACAATAACTTTACCCAAAATAATTGCAAAGTATTGGTTTGGAGCGGGATCCATGTCCTTCTCTGCATGCATgtttcagctgttttttgttcATTATCTGGGCAGTGTTGATTCCTTCATCCTAATGCTGATGGCAATTGATCGTTTAGTTGCTATTGACAAACCACTGAGATATTCCACAATTATCCCCACTAAACGTGCTGGCATTTTATGTGGCTTTTTATGGGTCTGTGCAACTTTTACTCCTTCAACAAATGCTATCTGGCATTCACTATTTCCTTACTGTGGCTCGAGAAAAATCAACAATTTGTTTTGTGTTAACATGGCTGTCATGGGTCTGGCATGTGGGGATATTACTTTGCTCAAGAAGACAATATTTGTGCTTTCGATAGGTGTGCTTATACTGCCGTTATCCTTTATTATATTGTCATACATCATTATTATCCGAAGGATCTCTGTATCGTCTCAATCTGAAAGTTGGGAGAAAGCATTTTACACCTGTACCACACATTTGTTTATCATTGCTATGTACTATGTTCCTCGGGTGTTTGTGTATGTTGCATATCAAGTTAACTTAGTTTTAAGTACTGATATGAGTGTATTGCTCCTTTGTCTCTACACATTTCTTCCACATATGGCTAACCCTATCATATATTGTCTCAGAACCAAGGAGATTAGACAGACCATTGGAAAGACTCTCAGAATTATGCTCAATTTAAAAATTGAAAGCAGTGCCCCGACCAAAAAATGTTGA